Below is a genomic region from Tripterygium wilfordii isolate XIE 37 chromosome 12, ASM1340144v1, whole genome shotgun sequence.
CTATCTTCAATTaaatatctctttttttttttccccttttcgaTTACTTCagtcattttttattcttttgatacTCAACTTGTAGTTCGATTAATCTGTTAGTTATGTTTATAATCATGTAGAACGTATTTGTTGCGGGAACAGACACTAGCGCAGCTGCAGTGGTTTGGGCCATGACCTTCCTGATGAAGAATCCGAGAACTATGAAGAAGGCACAAGAAGAAATCAGAAACTTATTAGGAGAGAGATTTTGTCAATGAAGATGATCTTCAACGACTCCCATATCTTAAAGCAGTGGTGAAAGAGATCATGAGAATTCAGTCAATAGCTCCACTACTCGTCCCCAGAGAATCAATTGGAAAGTGTAATCTAGATGGGTATGAAATACCAGCAAAAACGTTGGTTTTTCTGAATGCATGGGCAATTGGAAGGGATCCTGAAGTTTGGGAAAACCCAGAAGAGTTTTACCCTGAGAGATTCATTGGCAGTTCAATCGACTTCAAAGGCCAAGATTTTGGGCTAATACCATTTGGAGGTGGTAGAAGAATTTGTCCTGGTTTATCAATGGGAATCGCCACTGTGGAGCTTTCGCTTGCTAATCTTCTTTACAAATTTAACTGGGAAATGCCGGCTGGGATGAAGAAGGAAGACATAGACACCGATGTGCTTTCCAGCATTACGATGCATAACAAAAATGATCTGTTTCTCATGGCTAGAGACTGTTTTTGATGACCAAGAACATATCTCTTCAATGTTTATGAGTGTAAGATGTGATTTAGTAAATAGTTTGTGTATCATGAAATGTTATGTCTTCAATGCTGTaaaatattttgtattcttttctgttttctacCGCTTGAAAGAACTGGGAAAAGGTGTTTATGCATCAGTTACCTGTATAAATATGATAAGAATAGACTGGTTGCCTAAAGTTTGGACTTCTAGcgatattgattttcttttgtactCGCTATATTGATTTGGATGGCGGGGTCGGCACTATAGCCCAGATGGTTATCTTGCTGTTAAACATTTGCTTATCTTGCAGCTTGCTATTAGACATTTTGAAAggggaaaggggaaaaaaaaaaatatatatatatatacacacacacttttaCACGCCTACATATGCCAGCTGAGCCAGCACCGCTTGGTGCAGTGGAATCACTTCCAATTCCGCTGCTCGAAACACATGGCAGATTTGTTTGGGGAGCGGTTggattaatttttaatattaacgGAAAAATTGTGAAAAGAAAAGTTGTGCTTAAAGATGTGTAATATGTTATTAGGTGTTTGACGAATTAAAAGTTGAAGTTAATGAAAAATTATTGAGTTAGAGTATTATAAtgttagattttatgatttttatattagatttaatttttattaaaattaattttttagtataaattattaaatatttttatatcaaaattaaaatgattatcttaaaatattaataaaatgatttgttaacaaaatataaattattttttaagtacaattattaaaaaaatgataagtataataataagttaaattattaaaaaatgttaatatAAAAATGTTACGTAAAAAGAATAGTAATATAATAGTGGGTCCCAtccttttttaataaaaaataaatgatagaTAAATATTGTAATGATTAAAGGGTGGGACCCACGTCAATTTGTTAAAAAATGAAGCGGTAGCCGCTGAGGGTTCACACCCGGAGCTTCTCTTTTGCCAGCGAAACCGCTGGCATGACTCCCATATTTGGGAGTTTGCGACTTCGCTAACAGATCCGCTCGCATATCTGCCTCGCCAAGTAGGCAGGGCAACCGCCTTTTTTCAAGCAATAATGCTAagagttacgttttaaattaaATCATCTATGTAACAACAGccaaagtttcaataaattGGCTTGCATATGCAAGAGAAAAACTAGGATAAAGTAAATACGTATATATTGTGAACAAGCAGAAGGGGACCAACTTGAAAGTGTTCcatttagaaaagaaaaaaaatctagaaCATTTGTTTTGTTGCGTGCACGTCCGAGACTGAGTCGCTGCAAACATTAGCCATCTACTTTAACAAGcggtttgattgattttcaataataatgaaaaagttatgagaaaaaaaattaagtttaaagttgtgaaatatgttgtaaaGTATTTGACGAATCAAAAGCTGAAACTAGCCTAGCTCATGAAGAGttgttaaataaatattttaattaataaaaatgggACCCATGTTTTTgaataaaataatagaaaataTTAATGATTTTTAATAAAATGACTTAATTTGTATAGTTGTTAAGTATAAtgataatataaaaaattgttGACAATagcatattatatattttaattattttattttaattttattatcttAATCTTAATAATTTTATATCTTAATTATTGTATTTTACCGTGGGAGTTATTGAAATGTTGAGATCCATGGCTGAACATTTCAACGCCTCGAAAACTATGAAAGCTCTTTGTTTACTAGCGATTGaattaaacatatgtgtgtcaaagttcgattaaaaaaaatattatttttaaatagtTAACATGATTACAAAATAGGATACTcatgaaaaaaggaaaaaaaaaggaaagtgcATTACAGAGGGATCCGCGAGTCGAACTCCTCCGTTTGGTTTGCGCTGTCACTGGCTGATCTGCCTTATCAAACAGGCACTATGTATTTGATTATGTCTGATTCTAGTTGAGAAAAAACAAatttccaaatttttttaagCTTCAATAACTTCGTTACAGAGACTAACATACATCAAAATAGAAAAACCATCTAATACAAGCTTGAGTATATTATGGTAACAACATATCGTTAgatgagatggtgaacttgatcgCCGTCATTCTTAGTGTAAGCGGAAAATATGGAGCAGACTGGAAAATATATGCAAATGACCTGGATAGCATCCCATAAAACAAAGTGAGAAAGCTGATTTATGATTTTGCTGGAGAATAGGTCTCAGTTAATTGCCTACTAACTTGACCTGATATTATGCAAAAAAACATGGAGCAGACTTTGGCCATTGATACAGCATAAGTTAGTCAAAATCAAAGTGAAACATGGACTAAAATTTAAGTGGGCCAAGCCCCACCCCAACCCGACAAGGCGGGTACGGGTGTACATCGGGCCGGGTCCTTGATTATTGGTTTGGGTTTGACTCGGCCTGATAATTTTTAAAAGGTGTATGACCCCACCTGATTATCCTGTTAAAGAACTCTGGGTTATCGGTTTCAAATCACTAGCTTATCTGGCTATCGGATTCAGGCTATATTTAACCCAATAACGTGGGTGTATAAGTCATTTTGAATTAATGTTTTGTTGTAATGggtcattgttttttaaaacatgtttccctttgtttttttttttatttttccggTGTAGGATACTGGTTCTGGTAGCTTTATTGTACTAAGGGCATCTCCAACGTTGGTATGCAAACAGGTATGCATATCCATAACCGTTGATTTACATACCCGTTTCGTACTTTTTGTGAAGCCAACAGCGTTCGTATATGAAGTCGAAAATATGCGACCTCAATTTGGATTCCCAAATTTGCGATctcagagaggagagagaaaggagacgCAAAAGGACGCGGGAGGGAGAAAGTCGTTCAACGACTTTGAACAGTGACGAGAAACCTCTGCCAAATCATCCGAATCCACCATAAAAGCAGAGACGAGATTGCTGCAATCATCCCAACTTCATCGCAACCATTCAACCTTCGTCGCAATTATTCCGAACTTTGCCGCAATCATCCTCCTCTCCTCAATTACCTCTTCCAACGTTGATAGGTACCATTCTTCATCACTCAGTCTTCAACCGTTGTCTATATGTCTGCATATGAAGATATAATTGAGATTTTGGGGTGAGTTTGGGTATTATTTTGGGGCCAAATTGAAATCTGAAACTGGGTATTTATCTCTaaattggtatgaattgggtgATTTTTTGCATGTATATGAAGGTGTTCTTTCATAGGAATTTGGGGCTCCTCTAATCTGCAAGGTCATTTGGGGCGAGCTCTTTGTAGAAGATGAAGCTTTAAATGATATCGCTTTTTCAAGTTTATGTTCCCTTTTGTGTTTATTCTCATCAAGTGCAAGTGCAAGTGCTATGTTCTGGTCCTACTTTATTTAATTACTAATGTTTTCTTGACTAGTTGTAGATATGGATTCCATGTACAATTCATATGCATCGTTGCTCATGAGCGATGAATTAAACGATGATCATAATATTGATCAATTGGAGTCACAAATTCCATCCGAGATTGTTAAATGATTGTCTAAACTTTCTTTAATCTCCTGTGTTTTGGCACTACGTTTGAGCTACATGTTGTGGATTTCTAATTGGATAGTGATTGAGCTGAAGGAAACAAAGTAACATTTATTATCATGCATGGACACGCATAAAACCAAAATAAACATTACTTTCAAGATAtaacctaactcactgacgcaggaatcgcggttgcatttagcacatgcaacaagcctttgaACCCCTAAGGAAACCTTAGTGGACGAGTtttagtctcgtgagggtttttTCAGATCTACCTACAAACTGTGACTTATAGTGGACTCAATCGGATGACCCTAAGCGAGCCCATAACTGCTCTACAAGGTCATCTTGCAACTGGGAATGGGTTGAAGAATCTCTAATTTGACGATGTGTTTGGATGAAACTTCGAAACTCAGCAGTTTGAGTATGTGACATTGTTGGTGGAGTTGTGAGTCCATCGAAGTCTATGTGGTCAGAGCCCCCGTTTTCCTCAACGATCATATTATGTAATATTATGCAAGCTGTCATAATATCGTCAAGCGTATCGACGTCCCAAAATCTTGCAGATCCACGTGTTATGGCAAAACGAGCTTGTAAGACCCCAAAAGCACGCTCTACATCCTTCCGAGTAGCTTCTTGCATTTTGGCAAAGTGTTTCCGTTTTGGGCATTGTGGGCATGGAATTGTTTTCACAAATGTAGACCAACGAGGATATATGCCATCTGCGAGATAATATCCCATATTGTATTGATGACCATTAATCGTGTAATTTGCTTCGGGCGCACGACCATTAGCTAGTGCGCCAAATACAGGAGATCTTTGTAGCACATTGATATCATTTAGAGACCCTGGCATTCCAAAAAATGCATGCCAAATCCACAGATCACGCGATGCCACAGCTTCCAAAATAATGGTCGGCGAACGACAATGTCCGGTGTACATCCCTTGCCAAGCGGTTGGGCAATTCCTCCATTGCCAGTGCATGCAATCAATACTTCCAAGCATACCAGGAAAACCACGTTCCTCATTTTGTGCTAATAAACGATGAACGTCGTTTTGATCGGGTgcctgataggtatgataatacctattatttttggtagaaatatccccctcttaagctttcttttgataaataatgagtgtatttatgtgttgatttgtattttgataggttgattgcggtttggatgaaaagcgacggaaaaagggctgaattgaagaaaatgtccaccgaccttcgtgtgttcaaatagtcataactttttGTAaagttattggaattgagcgcaacaaaaggcattggaaactagacatctcaagctttccgtagaatctaaaatcatgcaaatcggaggtcatatggagaagttatggtcatttgaatcatgtatctaggggtaacgcgcctaggcgtggcgcgcctaggcgcacaaattgtgcacgcccaggatcactcctgcacgcccagtccagagagttggacttgaattttaagttgtgcacgcctaggatcacgcctaggcgtgtgcctaggcgtgaaaacaacgcgcctaggcgtgaaaagcaattttctgaggtgttttaagtcgcgatttgtccgagctacggGAGTTTTTTGACCTAgaacagatttctggagagcgaaaacagagggggaaggtgattcttggagctaggaggagagattcttcaactccacttggatctactcaactcattgggtttattcatgcctttctcatctattctcttgtgtttttctctcattatgtgtaactaaatcacttgtgccaaggctaggttgaagccttgggtttgatgactttgtttatgacttgatttacatacatatgagttgatttgggtataaatcttgtgtttctatgtttgattgcaatttctttatgcttgtggtgtttggccaacactttaggtttttggatgaaattgtttggagaatttgcttagacaataatatgtcaagtagattatgcttcttgaaacacttgattataaatgtgtctccctttaattaggtgacaatttgtatgaatcctaatcttcatagaactccatgaattcctatgcatgtttagaccaataagatggctagaatgtatttaggaatatccgacctagaccaataagatggctagtaatcgattttagggagatttggcttaggtgcgctaaaaccgacttaggtacggattcgttatgcccgaattagcaaatgtgtgtgtgaatttgtgtcattgcaagttatttcccaagggggattccaaagccttggtgttcatctcatttgcattagttgcatccctattgtaagaaaataccaaaaatactttgttctttacttgtcttagtttaattaccaacccaaacaatcttgagttgaattttacttttgtttgcattgtccatacgtaaatacaagtataaatttggattagatataacaccgtccctgtggattcgacccttgcttatcattgtgctgtagtcgccgactagtacactttctagtaaggttaatttagacccaacagtgcCCTCAGGTACCTTTCTCTGAATACTGTAACAACTCCTTTGACAAACCTTCTTAAACTTGCAATTGCAGTACTCTCGCCGATCTGTATGTACTCGTCCAAAGTATCTGCTGGACTCCCGTATGCCAGGATCCTAAGCGCTGCGGTGATCTTTTGAAGAGCAGATAGCCCTAAAACTCCAACTGCATTTCGTCTCTGGGTAAAATATGTATCATTCGCGACCACAGCATTTGCAATGTGGAGAAAAAGATTTCGACTCATTCGAAATCTTCTCCTGAATAGACCTTCATGGTAAACAGGATCTGGTTTGAAATAGTCATTCCACAATCTGGAGTGACCGTCATTGTGATTGCGTTGAATAATTCTATGGCCGGGAACGGAACCACGGTGGCCAGTTCGTCTCCTCCCATTAGCTTGTTGATCGTCATTCTCTCGGGCATTAAAAAGTTGTTCCAACTCATCTTCAGAATCAGAGTCGAAAGCAATGAATTCTCTCAAAATCTCAGAACTAGCATTTGGGTGATCCATGTTGATGTTTTTGAAAGATTTTACACAAAGTGATGAGTGAGAGGCTACACATTTAtagaattattaaaaaaataaaaaaatgtgataaattaaatggaaaccCATTTTACATACTTATTGTTGGAATGAAATTTCATTAAAGTATGCATATGAATATGCATATAACTATTCAAATATGCAAAGTACACTTATGCATCCCCATTTTGCATCCCAGTGTTGGAGATGCCCTAAGGGTCTACACACTTCGCCTTTCATTCATGTGAGTGGTTATAAAAATTTGACTAAAATtcactttcaaatttcaagcCTCAATCATGTCaatatttaactttttcttGGTCTTATGACAACAATTGCATAAAAGCAACAATTTTCAAACACCCCTTGTTTAGTCCACATCACTTGCAGGGAGGTCTGCCATGTCATACTCTTTTCTCCCGTATCCATTCATGTGAGTGGTTATAAAAATTTGACTAAAATtcactttcaaatttcaagcCTCAATCATGTCaatatttaactttttcttGGTCTTATGACAACAATTGCATAAAAGCAACAATTTTCAAACACCCCTTGTTTAGTCCACATCACTTGCAGGGAGGTCTGCCATGTCATACTCTTTTCTCccgtatcccacatcgaaaatattaaaaaaagaaagtaatcgGCAACCTCTTTAAAAGTACAAAGAAGTCCATTAAATTCTGGGTCGAGTTATATTAACAACTCGACTGATAACCCAAAAATCATGAAATAACAACTCAACCGATAAAAATGTTTTTGGGTCTGCCTAGATTGCTAGGTCATTCTGGGTCGAGTTATATTAACAACTCGACTGATAACCCAAAAATCATGAAATAACAACTCAACCGATAAAAATGTTTTTGGGTCTGCCTAGATTGCTAGGTCTGTCTGGGTTATGAACCCTGGTGTACACTCCTAATGCTGGGTATGTTTTTAGTCCAACCAAGCCTTAGTCCATGTAAGACTTTCTCCCACAAAACTAACTTAGATGTCCTTGGGGCCCAAGTTGATACTCCCAACAGAGAGCCTTATAAACTCAATTTTGAGTGTGAACTTTCCAATATGGGATTGGAtacacacctatatatacatcaacttatatCATTCCATGTGGACACTTTTGGGATCAATTTCTCATTCACCCAATATTAGTTTTTGCAATGTTATTGTAATACGCTCATCTACACTTAGAGATGTACGTATTCAAACTAGGACCCATCCAAACATTTAATTGTGCCCAAAGTAGGCCCATCAACATGCACCAATATCCAACACACTTAACAACCATCCAAAATGATAACTATCGGATGAAAAGAAGTTTCATAATGAATGACAACAACAATTATAAGAAAGTGCAAAAATTAAGCAAAGGATGTAAAATAAGCtgcttttttttgggttatttatacGTTCGAAAGtacgaaaaataacactaaaatcatataataacgataaataataattagaagTCAATTTACAAATGTCCTTgacaatttttcatattttgaaatcgTTTCATAATAACCTCATTTGGAATAGTATCAAAAACATCTTTCTCAATATACACAACTAAACTATAAACCAATGCGTATACATTATGTCTTTAGTATCGATCATTTATTGAGCAAGATCACTAATTCCTTTCAGTTATGAGAAATCAACGTTAGAACACACATCAATAAAAGTATCAAGTTGATCTGAAAGTGTCAAAAACTCTATATCAGAGAAACCCTTTGGAAAAAATTGGGCAAGACGGATCAACTTTTGTT
It encodes:
- the LOC120010469 gene encoding uncharacterized protein LOC120010469, encoding MDHPNASSEILREFIAFDSDSEDELEQLFNARENDDQQANGRRRTGHRGSVPGHRIIQRNHNDGHSRLWNDYFKPDPVYHEGLFRRRFRMSRNLFLHIANAVVANDTYFTQRRNAVGVLGLSALQKITAALRILAYGSPADTLDEYIQIGESTAIASLRRFVKGVVTVFRERYLRAPDQNDVHRLLAQNEERGFPANGRAPEANYTINGHQYNMGYYLADGIYPRWSTFVKTIPCPQCPKRKHFAKMQEATRKDVERAFGVLQARFAITRGSARFWDVDTLDDIMTACIILHNMIVEENGGSDHIDFDGLTTPPTMSHTQTAEFRSFIQTHRQIRDSSTHSQLQDDLVEQLWARLGSSD
- the LOC120011039 gene encoding cytochrome P450 71A1-like produces the protein MRIQSIAPLLVPRESIGKCNLDGYEIPAKTLVFLNAWAIGRDPEVWENPEEFYPERFIGSSIDFKGQDFGLIPFGGGRRICPGLSMGIATVELSLANLLYKFNWEMPAGMKKEDIDTDVLSSITMHNKNDLFLMARDCF